Proteins from a single region of Belliella baltica DSM 15883:
- a CDS encoding STAS domain-containing protein, producing MKYTVDKKEQYVVFTPLEEKLDSALSPKLKSELLTVHAEGYQNLVIDMSQVKYVDSSGLSALLVGNREFSREGGIFVISGAQEHVIKLIKISMLDKVFNLVETLEEAAEAIFMHEIENGNSEEEEES from the coding sequence ATGAAATATACAGTAGATAAAAAAGAACAGTACGTGGTATTTACACCACTTGAAGAAAAATTAGATTCAGCACTCTCTCCGAAGTTAAAATCAGAACTATTAACAGTTCATGCAGAAGGTTATCAAAATCTTGTCATTGACATGAGTCAAGTAAAATATGTAGATTCGAGTGGATTAAGTGCATTATTAGTTGGAAATAGAGAATTTAGTAGAGAAGGAGGCATATTTGTTATCTCTGGAGCTCAAGAGCATGTTATTAAATTGATAAAAATATCCATGCTCGATAAGGTTTTTAACTTAGTAGAAACTCTTGAAGAAGCTGCTGAAGCAATTTTCATGCATGAAATTGAAAATGGTAATTCCGAAGAAGAGGAAGAAAGTTAA
- a CDS encoding ribonuclease Z, whose amino-acid sequence MEFDVTILGSNSAIPAHGRNQTAQLVNVGLTYMLIDCGEGTQIQLRRFKLKYSRIDYIFISHLHGDHYFGLMGMISTFHLHKRSKLLTIYGPQGLDEIITTQLKYSNTRLNFPLRFIQTNPSEKELILEEKNFKVFSIPLKHRLPCTGFLIQEKPGLLRMNKEVLLENRISVEAINTLRKGIDFVNEDEGITYLAKDFTLPPKPLRSYAFCSDTIYDPIDLIENLQGVTTLYHESTFADDEMLRAKETFHSTATQAGDIASKLKVKKLLLGHFSTRYIDLDLLLQQAKSKFKNSFLSEEGITYPID is encoded by the coding sequence TTGGAATTCGATGTTACCATTCTAGGATCCAATTCAGCGATTCCGGCTCATGGCCGCAATCAAACTGCGCAATTGGTAAATGTTGGTCTTACCTACATGTTGATAGACTGTGGGGAAGGCACGCAAATACAATTGCGCAGATTTAAACTCAAATACAGTCGAATAGATTATATTTTTATCTCCCACCTCCATGGCGATCATTATTTTGGACTGATGGGCATGATTTCTACTTTTCATCTACACAAGAGGTCTAAGCTTTTGACTATTTACGGACCTCAAGGCTTGGATGAAATCATCACAACCCAACTCAAATACAGCAACACAAGATTAAACTTTCCACTGAGATTTATACAAACCAACCCATCCGAAAAAGAATTGATCTTAGAAGAAAAGAACTTTAAAGTTTTTTCAATTCCTCTCAAACATCGACTGCCTTGCACTGGTTTTTTGATTCAAGAAAAACCCGGTCTTTTAAGGATGAATAAAGAAGTGCTTTTAGAAAATAGAATAAGCGTTGAGGCAATCAATACGCTTCGTAAAGGAATTGATTTCGTAAATGAAGATGAGGGCATCACCTATTTGGCAAAAGATTTTACACTTCCTCCTAAACCGCTTCGCTCCTATGCCTTTTGTTCGGATACAATTTATGATCCAATTGATTTGATTGAAAATTTACAAGGAGTTACTACCCTATACCACGAATCTACCTTTGCAGATGATGAAATGTTGAGAGCGAAAGAGACCTTCCATAGCACAGCAACACAAGCAGGTGACATTGCGTCAAAGCTAAAAGTAAAAAAACTACTTTTAGGGCATTTTTCCACCCGCTATATTGATCTTGACCTACTTCTTCAACAAGCCAAGTCCAAATTTAAAAACAGCTTTTTGAGTGAAGAAGGAATTACTTACCCTATTGATTAA
- a CDS encoding queuosine precursor transporter, with protein sequence MHIEIKEKDFQTKKTNLFIILCGIFLTNAILAEIIGVKIFSGELTLGFEPVGWSFFGDYILDFNLTAGAVIWPIVFITTDIINEYFGKKGVRKISFLTAFFIAYIFIIITIVTKLHPAPFWLEVNTPDSSGNYFNIDYAFNTIFRQGLGIIIGSLIAFLLGQLIDVFVFQKLRKITGSKMIWLRATGSTLVSQFIDSFVVLGIAFYIFGNWSWAQVVSVGIINYIYKFGVAVLLTPLLYVGHHWIDLYLGKDIAKKMTEEAMEDTLFL encoded by the coding sequence ATGCATATCGAAATCAAAGAAAAAGATTTTCAAACTAAGAAAACAAATCTTTTCATCATTCTTTGTGGGATCTTTTTGACCAATGCTATTCTTGCAGAAATCATTGGTGTGAAGATATTTTCAGGAGAATTGACTCTGGGGTTTGAACCTGTTGGTTGGAGTTTTTTTGGTGACTATATTCTTGATTTTAATTTGACAGCAGGAGCCGTAATCTGGCCAATAGTATTTATCACCACAGATATCATCAATGAATATTTTGGTAAAAAGGGTGTAAGAAAAATTAGCTTTTTGACCGCCTTTTTCATAGCTTACATTTTCATTATCATTACTATAGTCACAAAACTTCATCCGGCACCGTTTTGGTTGGAGGTAAATACTCCCGATTCTAGTGGCAACTACTTCAATATAGATTATGCTTTTAATACCATTTTTAGACAAGGTTTAGGAATCATAATTGGTTCTTTGATCGCATTTCTACTGGGACAATTGATTGATGTCTTTGTATTTCAAAAGCTAAGAAAAATTACAGGTTCTAAAATGATATGGCTCAGAGCGACAGGCTCTACTTTAGTTTCTCAATTTATTGACTCTTTTGTGGTTTTGGGCATAGCATTTTACATCTTTGGAAATTGGAGCTGGGCTCAAGTTGTCTCGGTAGGTATCATCAATTACATCTACAAGTTTGGAGTAGCTGTTCTATTGACTCCATTATTATATGTGGGACATCATTGGATTGATCTCTATTTAGGAAAAGATATTGCTAAAAAAATGACGGAAGAAGCAATGGAAGACACTTTATTTTTATGA
- a CDS encoding SDR family oxidoreductase: MQNLTNKIALITGGSKGIGYGIAASLLAEGMKVAITSRSQEAAEKAASELAKIGKGEVIGIEADVRNFDSQQNAVNVVIQKWGQLDLLVANAGIGHFASVEEITLEQWHETIDTNLTGVFYSIKAGLEGLKKSKGYFISISSLAGTNFFANGSAYNASKFGVTGFSQAAMLDVRKHGIRVTTIMPGSVATYFNDHQPNDKDGWKIQIEDLGQMVVDLMQMNSRTLPSKIEVRPTMPPGA; this comes from the coding sequence ATGCAAAACTTAACCAACAAAATCGCATTAATCACAGGAGGAAGTAAGGGGATAGGTTATGGAATAGCTGCATCATTGCTTGCGGAAGGAATGAAGGTAGCAATTACGAGCCGAAGCCAAGAAGCAGCCGAAAAAGCGGCATCTGAATTGGCAAAAATAGGAAAAGGTGAAGTCATCGGCATTGAGGCAGACGTAAGAAATTTTGATTCTCAGCAAAATGCCGTAAATGTAGTCATCCAAAAATGGGGACAGTTAGATCTTTTGGTAGCCAATGCCGGAATAGGGCATTTTGCCTCTGTAGAGGAAATTACACTAGAGCAATGGCATGAAACCATTGACACCAACCTTACAGGAGTATTTTATAGTATCAAGGCTGGGTTAGAAGGTTTGAAAAAATCCAAAGGTTATTTTATTTCTATATCAAGCTTGGCAGGAACAAACTTCTTTGCAAATGGATCTGCATACAATGCAAGTAAATTTGGTGTAACAGGCTTTTCTCAGGCGGCAATGTTAGATGTGAGAAAACATGGAATTCGTGTTACGACTATCATGCCAGGATCTGTTGCTACTTATTTTAATGACCATCAACCGAATGATAAAGATGGTTGGAAGATCCAGATTGAGGATTTGGGTCAAATGGTCGTAGACTTGATGCAAATGAATTCTAGAACACTTCCAAGCAAAATCGAAGTGAGGCCCACAATGCCTCCTGGAGCATAA
- the agaR gene encoding transcriptional repressor AgaR produces MKKTALRRSRILEALDNFGQVNVSELSKEFNVSEVTIRNDLANLERNKLLVRAHGGAFKTNTLAIPVTEKKKINLDAKKAIGKAAAKIIQENDSIILDSGTTTFEISNNLGKFERLSVISNALDIINNLANFDNLDVMVPGGFLKEFSMSLVGPMAERNFKQLHCNKLFLGVDGFKSDVGVYTYHMEEAYLNQLMIDIAEEVIVVADSSKFKKIGFAFIAGFNKIHKVITDKDIEPEFVKMLERNNVEVIIAN; encoded by the coding sequence ATGAAAAAAACAGCCTTAAGACGTTCTAGAATACTGGAAGCACTTGATAATTTTGGACAAGTCAATGTGAGTGAATTAAGTAAAGAGTTTAATGTTAGTGAAGTTACGATTAGAAATGACTTGGCAAATCTCGAAAGAAATAAACTTTTGGTTAGAGCTCATGGTGGAGCATTCAAAACAAATACCTTAGCAATTCCAGTAACTGAAAAGAAAAAGATCAATCTAGATGCTAAAAAAGCAATTGGCAAAGCAGCAGCAAAAATCATTCAAGAGAATGATTCTATCATTTTAGATTCTGGAACTACAACCTTCGAAATCTCCAATAATCTTGGGAAATTCGAAAGACTTTCTGTTATCAGTAATGCCTTAGATATTATAAACAATCTGGCAAACTTCGATAATCTTGACGTAATGGTTCCAGGTGGCTTTTTGAAGGAATTTTCAATGTCTCTTGTAGGTCCTATGGCAGAAAGAAATTTTAAGCAATTGCATTGCAACAAACTTTTTTTGGGAGTGGATGGTTTTAAATCTGATGTAGGAGTATATACCTACCATATGGAAGAAGCTTATTTGAATCAATTGATGATTGACATTGCTGAAGAAGTGATTGTAGTAGCAGATTCCTCAAAGTTCAAAAAAATCGGTTTTGCTTTTATTGCTGGATTCAACAAAATCCACAAAGTAATCACGGATAAAGATATTGAGCCTGAATTTGTGAAAATGCTTGAGCGCAACAATGTCGAGGTAATCATTGCAAATTAA
- the ygiD gene encoding 4,5-DOPA dioxygenase extradiol produces MKLKELNKMTDSLGKTQKMPVLFLGHGSPMNGIEENEFVAGFRNIAKEIPKPNAILCISAHWETKGTLVTAMQHPPTIHDFGGFPQALFDVQYPAPGSPDLARETQGLITKTNVEMDDKWGLDHGAWSVIKHLYPNADIPVVQMSLDHYQTPQYHYELAAELKSLREKGVLIIGSGNMVHNLRMLAWGKMNENYGFDWAIEANETMKNFIHSGDHRSLINFRSQGKAFDLAIPTPEHYLPLLYTLGLQEKGEELSLFNDQAVAGSLTMTSVKVG; encoded by the coding sequence ATGAAACTGAAAGAACTCAACAAGATGACAGATTCTTTGGGTAAGACCCAAAAAATGCCTGTATTATTCCTTGGGCATGGAAGTCCCATGAATGGTATTGAAGAAAATGAATTTGTGGCAGGATTCAGGAATATTGCTAAAGAAATCCCGAAGCCAAATGCCATTTTGTGTATTTCCGCCCATTGGGAAACGAAAGGCACCTTGGTTACAGCTATGCAGCATCCGCCTACCATCCATGATTTTGGCGGATTTCCTCAGGCACTTTTTGATGTACAGTACCCAGCACCTGGTAGCCCAGATCTTGCGAGGGAAACTCAGGGATTGATTACAAAAACCAATGTTGAAATGGATGATAAATGGGGACTTGATCATGGAGCTTGGTCTGTGATCAAGCATTTATATCCAAATGCGGATATTCCAGTGGTACAGATGAGCTTGGATCATTACCAAACTCCGCAATACCACTATGAACTTGCGGCGGAGTTGAAGTCCCTTCGGGAAAAAGGAGTACTGATCATTGGGAGTGGAAATATGGTACACAACCTCAGGATGTTGGCATGGGGCAAGATGAATGAAAATTATGGGTTTGATTGGGCTATAGAAGCCAATGAGACTATGAAAAACTTCATCCACAGTGGTGATCACCGCTCCCTGATTAACTTTCGTTCACAGGGAAAAGCTTTTGATTTAGCCATTCCCACACCGGAACATTATCTGCCTTTACTTTACACCTTAGGCTTGCAGGAGAAAGGGGAGGAGTTATCTCTTTTCAATGACCAAGCTGTGGCAGGTTCGTTGACCATGACATCGGTTAAAGTTGGATGA
- a CDS encoding DsbA family protein, whose translation MIEQNNPLLCDLETGLCEIPDSSTKVIKNEEVHSPDKPIKVIYYTDPICSSCWGIEPQLRKLKLEYGSHLAIEYRMGGLLPDWSYSSGGISKASDVAHHWDEVSLHYDMPIDGDVWLEDPLDSSYPPSIAFKAAEMQNEDLAIAFLREIREMVFLQKKNISKWENLKAAAEKVGLDLLQFRSDFEGTAKRLFEEDLMLGRKLGVRGFPSLYFSDDQGNTEFVYGTKAYAFYEIAVLKLAPEAKKSDYKKNWEALFAKYPSLTAREFSELSSYGRVEAEEVLDALTTQEKLVKETTKNGSLWKINKVVE comes from the coding sequence ATGATAGAACAGAATAACCCCTTATTATGCGACCTGGAAACAGGTTTGTGCGAGATTCCTGATTCCTCAACAAAAGTAATAAAAAATGAGGAGGTGCATTCACCTGACAAGCCTATTAAGGTAATCTACTATACAGACCCAATCTGTTCTTCCTGCTGGGGGATTGAGCCTCAACTCAGGAAACTGAAACTGGAATACGGAAGCCACCTTGCTATCGAATACAGAATGGGTGGATTGTTGCCTGATTGGAGCTACAGTAGTGGAGGAATTAGTAAGGCTTCGGATGTGGCGCACCATTGGGACGAGGTAAGTTTGCATTATGACATGCCCATTGATGGGGATGTATGGTTGGAAGATCCATTGGATTCCTCTTACCCGCCATCCATTGCCTTCAAAGCTGCCGAAATGCAGAATGAGGACCTTGCAATTGCTTTTCTTAGAGAAATTAGAGAAATGGTTTTTCTACAAAAAAAGAATATTTCAAAATGGGAAAACCTTAAAGCTGCGGCTGAAAAAGTCGGCTTGGATCTACTACAGTTCAGGAGTGACTTTGAAGGAACGGCGAAAAGGTTGTTTGAAGAGGATTTGATGCTTGGTAGGAAGTTGGGCGTAAGGGGTTTTCCCTCACTTTATTTCTCTGATGATCAGGGAAACACTGAATTCGTGTATGGCACCAAAGCCTATGCTTTCTATGAAATTGCCGTGCTCAAATTGGCTCCAGAAGCAAAGAAATCTGATTACAAGAAAAATTGGGAGGCATTATTTGCCAAATATCCATCTCTTACCGCAAGAGAATTCTCGGAGCTTTCAAGTTATGGCAGGGTAGAAGCAGAGGAAGTATTAGATGCTCTAACAACTCAAGAAAAGTTGGTTAAGGAAACTACTAAAAACGGATCTCTTTGGAAAATAAATAAGGTAGTGGAATAA
- a CDS encoding Crp/Fnr family transcriptional regulator — MALYDFYFQQFNEKVPLTKEEQEQIQSYLTLRKIRKKQSFLQEGEVCKSYAFVNKGSLRKYSIENGNEHIIQFAIEGWTVGDLLSFLSEEPATYHIDTLEDSELVLMSKAAHDELLRTQPKYETYFRLLITGAYIALQRRHSFTLSLPVEQRYTDFVKKYPEIVQRVPQHMIASYLGLTPETLSRVRKKLAKRK; from the coding sequence ATGGCTCTATACGATTTCTATTTTCAACAATTCAATGAGAAGGTTCCACTCACAAAAGAGGAACAAGAGCAGATTCAATCCTATCTTACACTCAGGAAAATCAGGAAAAAACAATCCTTTCTCCAGGAAGGAGAGGTTTGCAAAAGTTATGCTTTTGTGAATAAGGGCTCCTTGAGAAAGTATTCTATTGAAAATGGGAATGAGCACATCATACAGTTTGCCATTGAAGGTTGGACAGTCGGAGATCTGTTGAGTTTTCTTAGCGAGGAACCTGCCACTTACCATATTGACACCCTTGAAGACAGTGAATTGGTACTTATGAGTAAGGCTGCCCATGATGAGTTGCTCAGGACACAACCTAAATATGAAACCTATTTCCGTCTTCTTATCACAGGGGCCTATATCGCTCTTCAACGACGCCATTCTTTTACCTTAAGTCTGCCTGTTGAGCAGCGGTACACAGACTTTGTAAAAAAATATCCGGAAATCGTACAAAGGGTGCCCCAACACATGATTGCTTCCTACTTGGGCCTTACTCCCGAAACCCTCAGTCGGGTGAGGAAGAAGTTGGCCAAGCGTAAATAA
- a CDS encoding HPP family protein, with the protein MKKKKLKKSLQKARYIVYRETRHNPKDNAWSFFGGFLGLSTIGILQGLFHTDDNSDILFLIGAFGATTVILFGNPHGPFAQPRNLFLGSLISAAIGVTVYRFFYIESMIWFSPALSVSLAILAMQYTKTLHPPGGAIALIANIGSDEIKSMGYFYIINPVLTGIIILFVMAILFNNFSKNRIYPYKEVEIRPLKYGEKVYFWKKKSNLTEL; encoded by the coding sequence ATGAAAAAGAAAAAGTTGAAGAAGTCACTACAAAAAGCCCGATACATTGTATATAGGGAGACTAGGCACAACCCAAAGGATAATGCATGGTCTTTTTTTGGAGGCTTTTTGGGTTTAAGTACAATAGGCATACTTCAAGGGCTCTTCCACACTGATGACAATTCAGATATTCTATTTTTAATTGGAGCATTTGGAGCAACCACAGTTATTTTATTTGGTAATCCTCACGGTCCTTTTGCTCAGCCTAGAAATTTATTTTTAGGGAGCTTAATCTCAGCAGCTATTGGTGTTACAGTTTATAGGTTTTTTTACATTGAATCTATGATCTGGTTTTCACCTGCATTGTCTGTTTCATTGGCCATTCTTGCCATGCAATACACCAAAACCTTACATCCTCCAGGAGGTGCTATTGCCTTAATTGCCAACATCGGTTCAGATGAAATTAAATCCATGGGCTACTTTTATATCATCAACCCAGTTCTGACGGGCATTATCATTCTTTTTGTAATGGCCATTTTATTCAATAATTTTTCAAAAAACAGGATTTATCCATACAAAGAAGTTGAAATCAGGCCTTTAAAATATGGGGAGAAAGTCTATTTTTGGAAAAAGAAATCCAACCTGACTGAACTTTAA
- a CDS encoding GreA/GreB family elongation factor, with amino-acid sequence MVPIIKKSDEKALSELMGSIPSSGRTKELGVLQSELRRAKIVADNKISEKVIQLGSSFEIIDIASGRRLQFTLTFPKNANLAEQKLSILSPLGVALIGFQEGKVIEWNLPAGTRKFKIEKVSQSESILSL; translated from the coding sequence ATGGTACCTATCATCAAAAAATCAGACGAAAAAGCGCTTTCCGAACTTATGGGAAGTATCCCTTCAAGCGGAAGAACCAAAGAATTGGGAGTTTTACAATCGGAACTCAGAAGAGCCAAAATAGTGGCTGACAATAAAATTTCCGAGAAAGTCATACAGCTTGGTTCCAGCTTTGAAATTATCGACATCGCAAGTGGGAGAAGACTACAGTTTACGCTTACCTTTCCCAAAAATGCCAATTTAGCAGAGCAGAAGCTTTCTATCCTTTCACCATTGGGTGTAGCCTTGATCGGGTTTCAGGAGGGAAAAGTAATAGAATGGAACCTGCCTGCAGGAACACGTAAATTCAAAATTGAAAAAGTATCTCAATCAGAAAGTATCCTATCGCTCTAA
- a CDS encoding hemerythrin domain-containing protein: MEKPKPIKRHKSLQPLSRDHHYGLLVCWKIRQGLKKGIELYRIKSYTDWFWNSHLEEHFRVEEDFLFPILGNEHEMVKKALAEHRRIKRLFLDEDNIYKTLSLLEEELEKHIRFEERGLFNMIQIVADSSVFSTLENSLEHENYTEDWNDKFWERES, encoded by the coding sequence ATGGAAAAGCCAAAACCTATCAAACGACATAAATCCTTACAGCCATTAAGTAGAGATCATCACTATGGTCTCTTGGTTTGTTGGAAAATAAGACAGGGATTGAAGAAAGGGATAGAACTTTACAGGATCAAATCTTATACGGATTGGTTTTGGAACAGCCACCTTGAGGAGCATTTCAGGGTAGAGGAAGATTTTTTGTTTCCAATTTTGGGAAATGAACATGAAATGGTGAAAAAGGCTCTGGCTGAGCACAGGAGAATTAAGCGGTTGTTTTTGGATGAAGATAACATATATAAGACTCTTAGCTTGTTGGAAGAGGAGCTTGAAAAACATATCCGATTTGAAGAAAGAGGATTGTTCAATATGATTCAAATCGTAGCTGATAGTTCAGTGTTTTCAACTTTGGAAAATAGTCTTGAGCATGAAAATTATACTGAAGATTGGAATGATAAATTCTGGGAAAGGGAATCTTAA
- a CDS encoding group III truncated hemoglobin encodes MRVKIESRKEIEQLVDSFYSKVRKDELLGEIFEQIIQNKWPEHLDKMYRFWETVLLEDHTYFGSPFTPHAHMPVEERHFKRWVSLFNETVDELFEGEKAERAKWQGGRMAEMFLIKINYFRESGSSPIT; translated from the coding sequence ATGCGAGTTAAGATAGAAAGCAGAAAAGAAATCGAACAATTGGTGGACAGCTTCTACAGCAAAGTTCGCAAGGACGAATTGTTAGGAGAGATATTTGAACAAATTATTCAGAACAAATGGCCAGAGCATCTGGATAAGATGTACAGATTTTGGGAAACCGTGCTGTTAGAAGACCACACCTATTTCGGAAGTCCATTTACACCTCATGCCCATATGCCTGTGGAAGAAAGACATTTTAAAAGGTGGGTATCATTATTCAATGAAACTGTGGATGAACTTTTTGAGGGAGAAAAAGCTGAAAGAGCCAAATGGCAGGGTGGGAGAATGGCAGAGATGTTTCTTATAAAGATCAATTATTTTCGGGAGAGTGGGAGTAGTCCCATAACTTAA
- a CDS encoding hexameric tyrosine-coordinated heme protein encodes MTNAGNELTSLITSTPQEGRDLAVKLARKSIAEIQTDPEIRKSLRKSYAEDTAQLIASAQVVAVEFQTIAMANNYWR; translated from the coding sequence ATGACAAATGCAGGAAATGAATTGACAAGCTTAATCACCAGTACTCCACAAGAGGGGAGAGATTTGGCGGTCAAATTGGCACGGAAATCTATTGCTGAAATACAAACTGATCCAGAAATCCGGAAGTCTCTGAGGAAGTCCTATGCAGAGGATACTGCCCAGTTGATTGCATCTGCTCAGGTGGTAGCTGTAGAATTTCAAACCATCGCCATGGCCAACAATTATTGGAGGTAA
- a CDS encoding cbb3-type cytochrome c oxidase subunit II, which yields MNFHKDHKLLVGTSFLGFLFLSILIAVLPAIQLQQVEPLPAMQPLSALEREGLRIYVEENCMACHTQQVRNIEMDKAWGSRPSLASDYYFSKVRMDVWRQSPSLLGSERTGPDLTNAGLRQPGKEWHLLHLFNPRTVVKESIMPSYPWLFEIKKTEAVLSSDTKVAVPEKYLPNPGHTVVASEKALALVAYLQSLKQAELPGPADREFIPSSRKTKTSEDSGDLGLDGQTLYMQNCAACHQSDGSGLTGAFPPLAGSAIVKNDDPSLLIQIILEGFDARTEYGVMQGFGDILSDEEIAAIANHERKSWGNNAKPVSIEEVRNIREYVKQLNQ from the coding sequence ATGAACTTTCATAAAGACCATAAGCTTCTGGTAGGCACTTCATTTTTGGGATTTCTTTTTTTAAGTATCCTGATAGCTGTGCTGCCTGCCATTCAATTGCAACAGGTAGAACCTTTACCCGCCATGCAGCCACTTTCGGCATTGGAAAGAGAAGGTCTGCGTATTTATGTGGAGGAAAACTGTATGGCTTGCCATACCCAGCAAGTGCGCAATATTGAGATGGACAAAGCTTGGGGCAGTCGTCCTTCCCTGGCTTCCGATTATTATTTCAGCAAAGTGAGGATGGATGTTTGGCGGCAATCTCCTTCATTACTTGGTAGTGAACGGACCGGGCCAGATCTTACCAACGCAGGTCTCAGGCAGCCTGGTAAGGAATGGCACCTGCTCCACCTCTTTAATCCCCGTACCGTAGTCAAGGAGTCCATCATGCCTTCTTATCCCTGGCTATTTGAAATTAAAAAAACAGAAGCTGTACTTAGCTCGGATACCAAGGTAGCGGTGCCCGAGAAATACCTGCCCAATCCGGGACACACAGTAGTGGCCTCAGAAAAGGCCTTGGCCTTGGTGGCCTATCTGCAATCTTTGAAGCAAGCTGAGTTGCCAGGACCTGCAGACCGGGAGTTTATTCCTTCCTCAAGGAAAACCAAAACTTCAGAAGACAGTGGGGACTTGGGCTTGGATGGGCAGACGCTCTACATGCAAAATTGTGCAGCATGTCATCAATCAGATGGAAGTGGGTTGACAGGGGCCTTCCCGCCTTTGGCAGGTAGCGCAATAGTGAAAAATGATGATCCATCCCTTTTAATCCAGATCATCTTGGAAGGGTTTGATGCACGGACCGAATATGGGGTAATGCAGGGATTCGGGGATATTCTTTCTGACGAAGAAATCGCCGCCATTGCCAATCACGAGCGGAAAAGCTGGGGAAATAATGCAAAACCTGTCAGTATTGAAGAAGTTCGGAATATCAGAGAATATGTAAAACAATTAAATCAATAA